One genomic window of Synergistaceae bacterium includes the following:
- a CDS encoding glycine/sarcosine/betaine reductase component B subunit — MKLELLKAHVKNIAWGDRTVLLKDGTLQVSKEELLSQVNDPELFKSVNADMARPGESTRIVPVKDVIEPRCKVEGGGEVFPGMISDVESVGSGKTFVLDGAAVVTCGRIVGFQEGIVDMSGKGSEYTPFSKTMNVVLVFEAKEGIEVYAYEKACRLAGLKTALYLAKCAYEAGAAADEVKSYEIPPFAESMKAYPGLPKVAYLYMLQSQGLLHDTYVYGIDAKRILPTIIHPNETMDGAIVSGNCVSACDKNSTYTHQNNPVIRSLYERHGKDINFVGAIITNENVTLADKRRSAAYAIKIAKMFGVDGLVISEEGFGNPDADLIMNCRIAEQSGIKTTLITDEYAGRDGASQSLADAAVEADAVVSVGNANMIINLPKMEKIIGFTDYVDIIAGGFDGSLKADGSIEVELQAITGSTCELGFNKLGAETW; from the coding sequence ATGAAACTGGAACTGCTTAAGGCACATGTAAAGAACATAGCATGGGGCGACAGGACCGTGCTTCTGAAGGATGGCACACTGCAGGTTTCCAAAGAAGAGCTGTTGTCTCAAGTCAACGACCCGGAGTTATTCAAAAGCGTCAATGCGGATATGGCTCGTCCGGGAGAGAGTACAAGAATAGTTCCCGTCAAGGATGTCATTGAGCCGCGCTGCAAGGTTGAGGGCGGCGGAGAGGTATTCCCCGGGATGATAAGCGACGTTGAATCCGTCGGTTCGGGAAAGACTTTTGTCCTCGATGGTGCCGCCGTTGTAACCTGCGGCCGCATAGTCGGTTTCCAGGAGGGCATTGTCGACATGAGCGGCAAGGGTTCGGAGTACACTCCGTTCTCTAAGACAATGAATGTCGTTCTTGTATTTGAGGCCAAGGAAGGCATCGAGGTATATGCCTATGAAAAAGCGTGCCGTCTTGCTGGGCTGAAGACAGCGCTCTATCTTGCGAAGTGCGCATACGAAGCAGGTGCGGCGGCGGATGAGGTCAAGAGCTATGAAATCCCCCCATTTGCCGAGAGCATGAAGGCATACCCCGGGCTTCCCAAGGTTGCGTATCTCTACATGCTTCAGTCGCAGGGACTTCTGCATGACACTTATGTTTACGGAATAGACGCGAAAAGGATCCTGCCGACGATTATCCATCCGAACGAGACGATGGACGGCGCGATAGTCTCCGGCAACTGCGTTTCTGCCTGTGACAAAAACAGCACGTATACCCACCAGAACAACCCTGTCATCCGTTCGCTCTATGAGCGTCATGGCAAGGATATCAACTTTGTGGGCGCAATAATCACGAACGAGAACGTGACCCTTGCAGACAAGCGCCGCAGCGCGGCTTACGCTATCAAAATAGCTAAGATGTTCGGCGTGGATGGTCTGGTGATAAGCGAAGAAGGTTTTGGCAACCCTGACGCGGATTTGATTATGAACTGCCGTATAGCAGAACAGTCCGGAATCAAGACAACTCTTATTACAGATGAGTACGCGGGACGCGACGGCGCGAGCCAGTCACTTGCGGATGCGGCGGTAGAGGCGGATGCCGTGGTCTCTGTCGGCAACGCTAACATGATAATAAATCTCCCTAAGATGGAGAAAATTATCGGTTTCACGGACTATGTTGACATCATTGCCGGAGGATTCGACGGTTCCCTGAAGGCAGACGGTTCAATCGAAGTAGAACTCCAGGCAATCACAGGATCTACATGCGAGCTTGGTTTTAATAAGCTCGGTGCGGAAACCTGGTAG
- a CDS encoding glycine reductase, whose protein sequence is MADKTETKRIIGEVLSEIIEEAKGGGGKKIRVGLMAYGSELGSEELLRGACLAMNNDPYLRVVLIGPKVGGYDDMEWIETPACDADIAHAMEKALDNGMIAGAVALHYPFPLGVTTIGKVLTPARAKPCFIASSTGASSANRVDAMLRNAIYGIAAAKADGIADPTVGILNLDGAQTVIRALQKLSAGGYKINFGTSIRKDGGAILRGNDLLAGAVDVCVTDTLTGNVLMKLFAAWNTGGDYEALGWGYGPSAGEGWDKVVSIISRASGAPVIAGALSLNARCVRNNLPAIVVAELESAKKAGLVEIIESLQPKKEDEAEDVKAPPAEPTDEELHGIDVLEIETAVRFLWKAGIYAESSMGCTGPVIKMAAKNVERAEALLRENGYL, encoded by the coding sequence ATGGCAGACAAAACAGAGACTAAGCGGATCATAGGAGAAGTACTCTCCGAGATAATAGAAGAGGCAAAGGGCGGCGGAGGTAAAAAGATCAGGGTCGGACTCATGGCGTACGGCAGCGAGCTCGGCAGCGAAGAACTGCTGAGGGGTGCGTGTCTTGCAATGAATAATGACCCTTACCTCAGGGTTGTGCTAATAGGCCCTAAGGTTGGCGGCTATGATGACATGGAGTGGATAGAAACGCCGGCCTGCGATGCCGACATCGCACACGCGATGGAAAAAGCGCTTGATAATGGCATGATAGCCGGTGCTGTGGCCCTTCACTACCCATTCCCGCTCGGCGTGACGACCATAGGCAAGGTGCTTACGCCGGCAAGGGCAAAGCCCTGCTTTATCGCCTCGTCTACCGGGGCGTCATCGGCAAATCGCGTCGATGCTATGCTGCGCAATGCAATATACGGGATTGCTGCCGCCAAGGCAGACGGAATTGCTGACCCCACAGTCGGGATACTTAACCTCGACGGGGCGCAGACAGTCATCCGTGCGCTGCAGAAACTCAGTGCGGGCGGCTACAAAATCAACTTTGGAACCAGCATCCGCAAGGACGGGGGAGCGATACTGCGGGGGAACGACCTGCTGGCCGGTGCGGTCGACGTCTGCGTGACCGACACGCTTACCGGCAACGTGCTGATGAAACTCTTCGCGGCATGGAATACCGGCGGAGACTATGAAGCTCTTGGCTGGGGCTACGGTCCGTCGGCGGGCGAGGGCTGGGACAAGGTCGTCTCGATCATATCCCGTGCATCCGGAGCTCCTGTCATAGCAGGCGCGCTTTCGCTGAACGCGAGGTGTGTCAGGAACAACCTGCCCGCAATAGTTGTCGCCGAGCTTGAGTCAGCAAAAAAAGCGGGGCTCGTTGAAATTATCGAATCGCTGCAGCCTAAAAAAGAGGATGAGGCGGAGGATGTCAAAGCTCCTCCCGCAGAGCCCACCGACGAGGAACTCCACGGCATAGATGTCCTTGAGATAGAGACCGCCGTCAGGTTCCTCTGGAAAGCCGGTATCTATGCAGAGTCCTCAATGGGCTGCACCGGCCCGGTAATAAAGATGGCAGCAAAGAACGTTGAAAGAGCTGAAGCTTTACTCAGAGAGAACGGATACCTGTAG
- a CDS encoding GrdX family protein: MVLSSFSYSCISNNPGLTGCVSHLELVDGSVLAVLTVSRDKIHSGWRLASNPFYGNFKPNQQPYRTLVLYRDRCADKVSVEFGSLKLIEDAMAAYSNSAVLRLPGEFSERIDGDFRYIDFTLMEETFRQCGMLSSVMERTAGR, translated from the coding sequence GTGGTCTTGTCTTCTTTTTCATATTCCTGTATCAGTAATAACCCCGGTCTGACGGGATGCGTCAGCCATTTGGAACTGGTTGACGGCAGTGTTCTTGCAGTGCTTACCGTATCGCGGGACAAGATTCATTCCGGGTGGCGTCTTGCCTCAAATCCTTTTTATGGAAATTTTAAACCAAACCAGCAACCGTACAGGACTCTGGTCCTATACAGAGACAGGTGCGCTGATAAAGTGTCTGTCGAGTTTGGATCACTCAAACTTATAGAGGATGCTATGGCCGCCTACAGCAACTCCGCTGTTCTGCGGCTGCCTGGGGAGTTTTCCGAGCGCATCGACGGAGATTTCAGATATATTGATTTTACTCTTATGGAAGAGACATTCCGCCAGTGCGGAATGCTCAGTTCTGTCATGGAAAGAACTGCGGGGAGGTGA
- a CDS encoding DUF5940 domain-containing protein → MPNAAIKATAYSLNHTTELALRYGNTPFIERETHPDSDYLAELPKYVQDYDSAARYAPNLTYIGAMEIDEFEARQHPWYVNLEPEAKRYGRYGEIMPEDETIGFIDICDVFDLVWLEKSFAASVREKLAGHPLMRDDILVRLEAGHDMAEIEHEVAESGALPLYVDGKISGCSRRGHEFDPNLTAYELLVNMTSKASAVLSLLHLIKNSGLKPEDIDFVIECSEEAAGDMNQRGGGNFAKAIAEIAGCVNSSGCDIRGFCAGPVNAVLAGASMVAAGARKNVAIIAGGAIPKLYMNSRDHVKKGLPALENCLGSFGVLIVPDDGTLPVIRLDTIGKHTVGAGASPQTVTSVLTWEPLQKVGLTFTDVDKYAPELHNPEITLPAGAGNVPEANYKMIAALAVMKKQIEKTDMMSFIKKHGMIGFAHTQGHIPSGVPFMGHAADAIMAGKMNRAMIIGKGSLFLGRLTNLADGASFLIEKPAPIKAEAAGGVTREEVRELILDALGELAGGLKQ, encoded by the coding sequence ATGCCCAATGCAGCAATCAAAGCTACAGCTTATTCGTTGAACCATACCACGGAACTTGCACTCCGTTACGGGAATACCCCGTTTATTGAGCGGGAGACGCACCCTGATTCAGACTATCTTGCTGAGTTGCCGAAATATGTACAGGACTATGATTCAGCGGCGAGGTATGCGCCGAACCTCACATACATAGGAGCTATGGAGATCGATGAATTTGAAGCCAGACAGCATCCATGGTATGTCAACCTTGAACCCGAGGCGAAGCGCTACGGCAGATACGGTGAAATCATGCCTGAGGATGAAACGATAGGATTTATCGATATATGCGATGTGTTTGACCTTGTGTGGCTTGAGAAAAGCTTCGCAGCATCTGTCAGGGAAAAGCTGGCCGGGCACCCACTCATGAGAGATGATATACTTGTGCGTCTTGAAGCCGGCCACGACATGGCGGAGATAGAGCATGAAGTCGCAGAATCAGGGGCGCTTCCCCTGTATGTTGACGGCAAAATTTCAGGATGCAGCAGACGCGGCCATGAATTTGACCCCAACCTTACCGCCTACGAACTTCTTGTCAATATGACATCCAAGGCAAGCGCGGTCCTTTCACTGCTGCACCTCATAAAAAACAGCGGATTAAAACCGGAGGACATTGATTTTGTAATAGAATGCTCCGAAGAGGCAGCCGGCGACATGAACCAGCGCGGAGGCGGCAATTTCGCGAAAGCGATCGCTGAGATAGCAGGTTGTGTTAACTCGTCAGGATGCGATATCCGCGGCTTCTGTGCGGGGCCAGTTAATGCTGTGCTTGCCGGAGCGTCCATGGTGGCTGCCGGTGCAAGGAAGAACGTAGCGATCATAGCCGGAGGAGCGATCCCCAAGCTCTACATGAACAGCCGGGACCATGTTAAAAAAGGCCTTCCCGCGCTTGAAAACTGCCTTGGTTCTTTCGGCGTGCTCATAGTTCCTGATGACGGGACCCTTCCTGTGATACGCCTTGACACCATAGGCAAGCATACTGTCGGTGCCGGAGCTTCCCCGCAGACAGTGACAAGCGTCCTTACATGGGAGCCGCTCCAGAAAGTTGGGCTTACCTTCACAGACGTTGACAAATACGCACCCGAACTACACAATCCGGAGATAACACTTCCGGCCGGGGCGGGCAATGTTCCTGAAGCAAACTACAAAATGATAGCGGCTCTGGCTGTCATGAAGAAGCAGATAGAAAAGACCGATATGATGAGTTTCATCAAAAAACACGGAATGATCGGTTTTGCCCATACACAGGGGCATATTCCCTCAGGCGTTCCATTTATGGGACACGCTGCCGACGCCATAATGGCAGGTAAAATGAACAGGGCCATGATCATTGGCAAGGGAAGCCTGTTCCTCGGAAGACTTACGAACCTTGCCGACGGAGCATCTTTCCTCATTGAGAAGCCTGCGCCCATAAAGGCGGAAGCTGCCGGCGGAGTTACACGCGAAGAGGTCCGCGAACTCATACTTGATGCCCTCGGAGAACTTGCCGGCGGTCTGAAGCAGTAA
- a CDS encoding MetQ/NlpA family ABC transporter substrate-binding protein, protein MKKAIMIAILAALLIPACATAADKKIVLGVTPFPAKNIALVAKEGLKKEGYELVIKEFTDFVQPNYALQNKELDANFFQHIPYLEYMKKEKKLDIIPLIKVHMLPIGIYSKKITSLKDIKKGAVVAVPNDPTNGFRAYKLLEREGLLKMKPGNQLTARDIVENPLKLKIIELEAPQLPRSLPDTTISVINMNFAVDAGLDPAKEALALEDKDSPYAVVLAVRSGDKDSPKIKALAKAFNSPEVKKYIKDNLSSKGVVPAF, encoded by the coding sequence ATGAAAAAAGCAATTATGATCGCAATTCTCGCAGCACTCCTGATTCCGGCCTGTGCCACAGCCGCAGACAAAAAAATCGTGCTTGGAGTAACGCCATTCCCCGCAAAGAACATAGCGCTTGTTGCAAAAGAGGGGCTTAAGAAAGAGGGCTATGAACTTGTAATAAAGGAGTTCACTGACTTCGTGCAGCCCAACTACGCACTGCAGAACAAGGAGCTCGATGCAAACTTCTTCCAGCACATACCGTATCTTGAGTACATGAAGAAAGAAAAGAAACTTGATATCATTCCGCTTATAAAAGTACACATGCTTCCGATAGGTATCTACTCAAAGAAGATAACATCGCTGAAGGACATCAAAAAGGGCGCTGTCGTCGCAGTACCCAACGATCCGACTAACGGTTTCCGCGCCTACAAACTGCTTGAGCGTGAGGGCCTGCTCAAGATGAAGCCGGGCAATCAGCTCACAGCCCGTGACATAGTTGAAAACCCGCTCAAACTGAAAATAATAGAACTTGAAGCGCCGCAGCTGCCGCGCAGCCTTCCCGATACGACGATCTCCGTGATCAACATGAACTTCGCGGTAGATGCCGGCCTTGACCCGGCAAAAGAGGCCCTGGCGCTTGAAGATAAGGATTCTCCTTATGCGGTGGTCCTGGCAGTAAGAAGCGGAGACAAGGACAGTCCAAAAATCAAAGCTCTTGCGAAAGCGTTTAACTCGCCGGAAGTCAAGAAGTACATAAAAGACAATTTATCTTCGAAGGGTGTAGTTCCTGCGTTCTAG
- the grdB gene encoding glycine reductase complex selenoprotein B has product MTYRVVHYINQFFAGIGGEEKAGIRPESRPGPLGPGMAFKAVFGKDAEIVGTVICGDGYFAENMDKATDTVIKMISEFKPDAVIAGPAFNAGRYGTACGGVCDAVTKILGIPVVTGMYHENPGVDMFRKTVYIIETSDSARGIKDAVSAMAKFLLKALKTGSIGSPAEDGYMERGVRVNCFYDVPGAERAVDMLVKKLKGETFKTEYPMPHFDRVAPAEPIKDMKNATIALVTSGGIVPKGNPDHIEASSATKFGTYSIAGVQSADAVAYATAHGGYDPTYANIDPNRVLPIDVLRDMEKAGEFKKLYDYFSTTVGNGTPVANAKKFGTEIGEKMKKDGVDGVILTSTUGTCTRCGATMVKSIESFGIPVVHICTIVPISQTVGANRIVPAVAIPHPLGDPTKTPEEEKVIRRAILEKALKALQTPISEQTVF; this is encoded by the coding sequence ATGACATACAGAGTAGTTCATTACATCAACCAGTTCTTCGCCGGCATAGGCGGAGAGGAAAAGGCCGGCATCAGGCCTGAGTCACGTCCAGGTCCCCTGGGGCCCGGCATGGCATTTAAAGCCGTTTTCGGCAAGGATGCCGAAATTGTCGGGACAGTTATCTGCGGTGACGGATATTTTGCCGAGAACATGGATAAGGCTACTGATACCGTGATCAAAATGATATCGGAGTTCAAGCCGGATGCCGTTATCGCCGGGCCTGCTTTCAACGCCGGACGTTACGGAACGGCCTGCGGAGGGGTTTGCGATGCCGTAACGAAGATTCTTGGTATACCTGTGGTAACGGGAATGTATCATGAGAACCCAGGCGTTGATATGTTCCGCAAGACAGTTTACATCATTGAGACTTCGGACAGTGCTCGCGGCATTAAAGACGCTGTGTCCGCCATGGCAAAATTTCTTCTGAAGGCGCTCAAGACCGGATCAATCGGCAGTCCCGCCGAAGACGGCTATATGGAGCGCGGGGTGCGTGTAAACTGCTTCTATGATGTTCCCGGTGCTGAACGTGCCGTTGATATGCTTGTCAAGAAGCTTAAGGGCGAGACGTTCAAGACGGAATACCCGATGCCGCACTTCGACAGGGTCGCCCCTGCGGAGCCGATAAAGGATATGAAGAACGCTACAATAGCGCTTGTCACATCCGGCGGGATCGTTCCAAAGGGCAACCCCGACCATATCGAGGCCTCAAGCGCGACGAAGTTTGGCACTTACAGCATCGCCGGAGTTCAGAGTGCTGACGCGGTAGCCTATGCCACTGCGCACGGCGGATATGACCCGACGTATGCCAACATAGATCCAAACAGAGTCCTTCCGATAGATGTGCTCAGAGATATGGAAAAAGCAGGGGAATTCAAAAAACTTTACGACTATTTCTCAACTACCGTAGGAAACGGGACCCCCGTTGCGAATGCGAAGAAGTTCGGGACCGAGATCGGGGAGAAAATGAAAAAAGACGGGGTTGACGGCGTGATACTGACCTCCACCTGAGGAACCTGCACTCGTTGCGGAGCAACGATGGTGAAGTCAATAGAAAGCTTTGGGATCCCAGTGGTGCACATTTGCACAATAGTACCTATCTCACAGACAGTCGGAGCAAACAGAATAGTTCCGGCAGTGGCAATACCGCATCCCCTCGGTGATCCTACGAAGACACCGGAGGAGGAGAAAGTTATCCGCCGTGCAATTCTTGAAAAGGCACTTAAGGCGCTGCAGACCCCTATATCCGAACAGACAGTGTTCTAA